Proteins from one Oryza sativa Japonica Group chromosome 12, ASM3414082v1 genomic window:
- the LOC4351541 gene encoding rho GTPase-activating protein 4, with protein sequence MAEVALFRGPTNLASPASRSSSSSSSSSLRYLATSDGDVLPRRSSSGSGSSLGSTGSLGIQERREEEGGESEEEEEEWSFLALLLALLRKSLLGCSAEDGGGGEGMEIGWPTDVQHVAHVTFDRFHGFLGLPVEFEPEVPRRAPSASASVFGVSTESMQCSYDSRGNSVPTILLMMQRRLYEQGGLRAEGIFRINAENSQEELVRDQLNGGIVPEGIDVHCLAGLIKAWFRELPSGVLDSIPPEQVMQCQSEEDCARVAKCLPPTEAALLDWAVNLMADVVQEEQINKMNARNIAMVFAPNMTQMADPLTALMYAVQVMNFLKMLIQKTLKDREESDLDDLSLPQKDPSDENGHQTTGLSLDSHPDEGSRRPSFVSEEPLLNSPVHSTEEKPNKTNLAEGKFADSSCPENVALTSMETEGSTSCSQPALAAAAAAPRATAMNLLQGKGSRSLNSRRTRKGKVQFGTRAAPASEKSKGASIVSRINSKVERIEAWR encoded by the exons ATGGCGGAGGTGGCGCTCTTCCGGGGCCCGACCAACCTCGCTTCACCCGcaagccgctcctcctcctcctcctcctcctcctcactgcGTTATTTAGCCACCTCCGATGGCGACGTGCTCccaagaagaagcagcagcggTAGCGGCAGCAGCCTGGGATCTACAGGAAGCTTGGGAATCCAAGAACGGCgcgaggaagagggaggagaatcggaggaggaggaggaggagtggtcGTTCTTGGCGCTGCTGCTCGCGCTGCTGCGGAAGTCGCTGCTCGGGTGcagcgcggaggacggcggcggcggcgaagggatgGAGATAGGGTGGCCGACGGACGTGCAGCACGTGGCGCACGTCACCTTCGATAGGTTCCATGGATTCCTCGGGCTCCCCGTGGAGTTCGAGCCCGAGGTGCCCCGCCGCGCTCCCAGTGCGAG TGCAAGTGTCTTTGGAGTTTCAACAGAATCGATGCAGTGCTCCTATGATTCCAGAGGAAACAGTGTCCCAACAATTCTCTTGATGATGCAAAGACGTCTTTATGAACAAGGCGGTCTTCGG GCAGAAGGTATTTTTCGCATAAATGCAGAGAATAGCCAAGAAGAGCTTGTGAGAGACCAATTAAATGGTGGGATCGTGCCAGAGGGTATTGATGTCCACTGTTTGGCAGGTCTAATCAAA GCCTGGTTTAGGGAACTCCCGAGTGGGGTGCTGGACTCAATCCCACCTGAACAGGTGATGCAATGCCAGTCTGAAGAGGACTGTGCTCGTGTTGCCAAATGCCTTCCACCAACTGAAGCAGCCTTACTAGACTGGGCTGTTAATTTGATGGCTGATGTTGTCCAAGAAGAGCAAATAAACAAGATGAATGCGCGCAATATTGCCATGGTTTTTGCACCAAATATGACTCAG ATGGCAGATCCCTTGACTGCATTGATGTATGCAGTACAAGTGATGAATTTTCTTAAGATGCTAATACAAAAAACCCTCAAGGATAGAGAAGAGTCTGATCTGGATGATTTGTCTCTTCCTCAGAAGGACCCGTCTGATGAAAATGGACACCAGACCACCGGCCTCTCGCTTGATTCTCACCCTGACGAAGGATCCAGGCGTCCCTCTTTCGTCAGCGAGGAGCCCCTTCTGAACAGTCCCGTGCACAGCACTGAAGAGAAACCTAATAAGACCAATCTTGCTGAAGGAAAATTTGCGGATTCCAGTTGCCCGGAAAATGTAGCCCTAACGAGCATGGAGACAGAGGGCTCTACTAGTTGCTCCCAACCTGCTCTGGCAGCAGCTGCCGCTGCTCCCCGTGCTACAGCTATGAACTTACTTCAAGGCAAAGGGAGCCGTAGCCTGAATAGTAGGAGGACTAGAAAGGGCAAGGTGCAGTTTGGAACACGTGCTGCTCCAGCATCTGAGAAATCAAAAGGTGCGAGCATTGTGAGCAGGATAAACTCAAAGGTTGAACGGATCGAAGCGTGGCGATGA
- the LOC4351542 gene encoding glutenin, high molecular weight subunit DX5 isoform X1 — protein MGFDNECVLNIQTLPGEYFCPVCRTLICPNEALQTQCTHLYCKPCLAYIVATTQACPYDGYLVTEADSKPLMESNKPLAETIGKVTVHCQYHKSGCQWHGNLSDCITHGTTCAYGNSPVVCNRCSTQIVHRQVQEHAQLCPGLQPQAQAQHTDSSMMQSSATGTQAAVQGPSAVASAVPMTPVTAAPTTVPSTTTARAGTDSAIAVASAGSTTVSTVAVAPSLPVAPTAASQGQALAPQTPTAEQYQQQLQYQQYYQQHYPGYNPYMQQYQQYGQYQQYTQPQTQIAPQNVAQAPAQSAPYAQPQVLQPNQPQHMVPFQPQNQPHLTQLQAPAAQSQSQQHPPLQSAAQTQIVQAQPQSQVSFQQPQPHAQPTTHTPVPTQLGSQPFAMPPTQATPSEVQPHVQPHIPQHHQVMAQQQQPQLQHLPQQQHPNAQQQSYPQMQAYHQPPPMSHAQPQNPSVHAVTGHQSFSQPQPAHQMQQGAPLQRSLHVSQQQMPSAQHHALAHTPQGQQPTMMAQGIQQTPQHQHVGHHALRPEIYASIPPQAAPQGFPLNAPAPSQTGQSYQQGMPSSQQLMHAPLQSQGQQFMQQHPTHTSAGRSMNYVAPQEQFQNQSGGPVKGLQAGVMNQQPPMRMASDNVGATSELHGAGQSFGQGSSSLKKPTSESEKSENATNGTGNTEVSGKNGSAESALVNPISLDGSDGSDKGKGKGKVDFSAWESNSHDPDARGGKGTRSGISNDLVKGGSLQQAPQHPYGPDSMLPQHMRQPGHMPYMQGLPNQMRPPKHSFPENSRPPMQQPFEMAPRVPGPNQNQMQISQSIRPDGAIVRPPMGAPMPGLHDSTVPPFAPEYVGQPHPLGTKKNNSVGNGPHGGSRALFEGGFNSSQKHSKSCAANPGRNNVSHKDFEDNMKQFPVPTHLDGEGHQRGPRPFEGGLGRPDGFADILPGRPPLTNHPGPFPIGFGEDYPRKPNSTVSYPDFISPGAEFGHRGIDGIPTLRNAGPFLQGMTGGPGGLHKDQLGSSNFPGSGHHDFDNSEFPRTRFHPGDAFVPRNLHGGGWGGGQLHGIEPSDYGYRGHMHADDPNIPIDYSRHGFPKESAHFGSGGHLRDGDVSWCRICNISCGTVENLNIHVETREHHQHAMDIVLKMKQDVAKGRKNSFRNSGGPKSFKKKVPGKGSFRGNRR, from the exons ATGGGTTTCGATAATGAGTGTGTTCTGAATATTCAAACTCTTCCTGGTGAATATTTCTGTCCTGTTTGTCGGACGCTCATATGTCCCAACGAAGCTCTGCAAACTCAGTGCACACATCTCTACTGCAAACCCTGCTTGGCTTACATAGTGGCAACAACACAAGCCTGCCCTTATGATGGCTATTTGGTTACAGAAGCTGATTCCAAG CCTCTGATGGAATCAAATAAACCCCTTGCTGAGACAATTGGTAAAGTTACAGTCCACTGTCAGTATCACAAGAGTGGTTGTCAATGGCATGGTAATCTGTCTGACTGCATCACACATGGTACTACTTGTGCCTATGGGAACTCTCCTGTAGTTTGTAACCGTTGCAGTACTCAGATTGTACACCGTCAAGTGCAAGAACATGCTCAACTCTGTCCA GGTTTGCAACCTCAGGCGCAAGCACAACACACTGACAGTAGTATGATGCAGTCATCAGCAACAGGAACCCAGGCAGCCGTGCAAGGTCCTTCTGCAGTGGCCTCAGCAGTCCCTATGACGCCTGTTACAGCAGCTCCTACAACAGTACCATCCACAACTACAGCCAGAGCTGGAACAGATTCTGCTATCGCAGTTGCTTCAGCTGGTTCAACCACTGTAAGCACCGTGGCTGTGGCTCCTTCACTTCCGGTGGCACCTACTGCTGCTAGTCAAGGTCAAGCACTTGCTCCTCAAACTCCAACAGCTGAGCAATACCAGCAGCAGCTCCAGTACCAGCAGTACTACCAGCAACATTACCCTGGATATAACCCCTACATGCAGCAGTATCAACAGTATGGTCAGTACCAACAGTACACACAACCTCAGACGCAAATTGCACCCCAGAATGTGGCTCAAGCTCCTGCGCAATCTGCTCCATATGCTCAGCCTCAAGTTCTACAGCCCAATCAGCCCCAACACATGGTGCCATTCCAACCTCAGAATCAGCCCCACCTTACACAACTCCAAGCACCAGCAGCTCAGTCACAGTCTCAGCAGCATCCACCATTGCAGTCTGCAGCTCAAACTCAAATTGTACAAGCACAACCACAAAGCCAAGTATCTTTCCAACAGCCTCAACCCCATGCACAACCTACAACCCATACACCAGTCCCTACACAACTTGGTAGCCAACCATTTGCAATGCCTCCTACTCAAGCAACACCATCTGAAGTTCAGCCACATGTTCAACCTCATATTCCACAGCACCATCAGGTTATGGCTCAGCAACAACAGCCACAACTGCAGCATTTACCTCAGCAGCAACATCCAAATGCACAGCAGCAATCTTATCCACAAATGCAGGCATATCATCAGCCTCCTCCAATGTCTCATGCACAACCTCAGAATCCTTCAGTTCATGCAGTAACAGGTCATCAATCATTTTCACAGCCTCAGCCAGCACATCAGATGCAACAAGGTGCTCCACTGCAACGTTCCCTACATGTATCTCAGCAGCAAATGCCTAGTGCTCAGCATCATGCACTTGCACATACTCCACAGGGCCAACAACCAACTATGATGGCTCAAGGGATTCAGCAGACACCACAACATCAGCATGTTGGGCATCATGCCCTGCGGCCAGAAATATATGCTAGCATTCCTCCACAGGCAGCACCACAAGGATTCCCTCTAAACGCACCTGCTCCCTCACAAACAGGTCAATCATACCAACAAGGAATGCCCTCATCACAACAACTGATGCATGCACCTCTCCAATCCCAAGGCCAACAATTTATGCAACAGCACCCTACTCATACTTCTGCTGGTCGGTCTATGAATTATGTTGCACCACAAGAGCAGTTCCAAAATCAATCTGGTGGTCCAGTTAAAGGTTTACAGGCAGGTGTGATGAATCAACAACCACCAATGCGTATGGCCTCTGATAATGTAGGAGCAACATCTGAATTGCATGGTGCTGGACAATCTTTTGGGCAGGGCTCTTCGTCTTTAAAAAAACCTACTTCGGAATCTGAGAAATCAGAAAATGCAACTAATGGTACTGGTAATACAGAAGTAAGTGGGAAAAATGGAAGTGCTGAATCAGCTCTTGTAAATCCTATTTCATTGGATGGGTCAGATGGTTCAGACAAGGGGAAGGGGAAAGGAAAAGTTGACTTTTCAGCTTGGGAAAGTAATTCACATGATCCAGATGCTCGGGGAGGCAAAGGGACTAGGTCTGGTATATCAAATGATCTTGTGAAAGGTGGATCATTACAGCAGGCACCACAACATCCTTATGGACCTGATTCAATGCTTCCTCAACATATGCGTCAGCCTGGGCATATGCCGTATATGCAGGGGCTGCCAAATCAAATGAGGCCACCTAAACATTCCTTTCCTGAAAATAGTCGGCCTCCAATGCAACAACCATTTGAAATGGCACCTAGGGTGCCTGGTCCAAACCAAAATCAGATGCAAATTTCACAGTCCATCAGACCTGATGGTGCTATAGTTCGGCCACCGATGGGGGCACCAATGCCTGGGCTGCATGATTCAACAGTTCCTCCTTTTGCTCCTGAATATGTTGGTCAGCCTCATCCTCTTG GAACTAAAAAGAACAATAGTGTTGGCAATGGACCACATGGAGGCTCAAGGGCTTTATTTGAAGGTGGATTCAATTCTTCACAGAAACATTCCAAGTCATGTGCAGCAAATCCTGGCAGAAACAACGTTAGCCACAAAGATTTTGAAGATAATATGAAGCAGTTTCCAGTGCCTACTCACCTTGACGGTGAAGGTCATCAAAGGGGTCCTAGACCTTTTGAAGGAGGTTTAGGTAGACCTGATGGTTTTGCTGATATATTACCTGGAAGGCCTCCATTGACAAATCATCCTGGTCCATTTCCTATAGGCTTCGGAGAAGATTACCCAAGGAAACCCAATTCGACTGTTAGTTATCCTGACTTTATTTCGCCTGGTGCAGAATTTGGTCATCGTGGTATTGATGGAATACCTACTCTTAGAAATGCAG GTCCATTTCTTCAAGGGATGACAGGCGGGCCTGGAGGTTTGCATAAAGATCAGCTAGGCTCTAGTAACTTTCCTGGGAGTGGACACCATGATTTTGACAACTCAGAGTTCCCTCGTACTCGATTCCATCCTGGTGATGCTTTTGTGCCAAGAAATCTGCACGGTGGTGGTTGGGGTGGTGGCCAATTGCATGGCATTGAGCCTTCTGACTATGGCTACAGAGGTCACATGCATGCAGATGATCCAAATATTCCAATTGATTATTCTCGGCATGGTTTTCCAAAAGAATCTGCCCACTTTGGTTCG GGTGGACACTTGAGAGATGGAGATGTCAGTTGGTGCCGTATATGCAATATTAGCTGTGGTACAGTAGAGAACCTGAATATACATGTAGAGACCAGGGAACACCATCAACATGCAATGGACATTGTTCTGAAAATGAAGCAAGATgttgcaaaggggagaaagaa TTCCTTCAGGAATTCTGGTGGTCCCAAGTCATTCAAGAAAAAAGTACCTGGGAAGGGTAGCTTTCGTGGAAATAGGCGTTAG
- the LOC4351542 gene encoding glutenin, high molecular weight subunit DX5 isoform X2: MGFDNECVLNIQTLPGEYFCPVCRTLICPNEALQTQCTHLYCKPCLAYIVATTQACPYDGYLVTEADSKPLMESNKPLAETIGKVTVHCQYHKSGCQWHGNLSDCITHGTTCAYGNSPVVCNRCSTQIVHRQVQEHAQLCPGLQPQAQAQHTDSSMMQSSATGTQAAVQGPSAVASAVPMTPVTAAPTTVPSTTTARAGTDSAIAVASAGSTTVSTVAVAPSLPVAPTAASQGQALAPQTPTAEQYQQQLQYQQYYQQHYPGYNPYMQQYQQYGQYQQYTQPQTQIAPQNVAQAPAQSAPYAQPQVLQPNQPQHMVPFQPQNQPHLTQLQAPAAQSQSQQHPPLQSAAQTQIVQAQPQSQVSFQQPQPHAQPTTHTPVPTQLGSQPFAMPPTQATPSEVQPHVQPHIPQHHQVMAQQQQPQLQHLPQQQHPNAQQQSYPQMQAYHQPPPMSHAQPQNPSVHAVTGHQSFSQPQPAHQMQQGAPLQRSLHVSQQQMPSAQHHALAHTPQGQQPTMMAQGIQQTPQHQHVGHHALRPEIYASIPPQAAPQGFPLNAPAPSQTGQSYQQGMPSSQQLMHAPLQSQGQQFMQQHPTHTSAGRSMNYVAPQEQFQNQSGGPVKGLQAGVMNQQPPMRMASDNVGATSELHGAGQSFGQGSSSLKKPTSESEKSENATNGTGNTEVSGKNGSAESALVNPISLDGSDGSDKGKGKGKVDFSAWESNSHDPDARGGKGTRSGISNDLVKGGSLQQAPQHPYGPDSMLPQHMRQPGHMPYMQGLPNQMRPPKHSFPENSRPPMQQPFEMAPRVPGPNQNQMQISQSIRPDGAIVRPPMGAPMPGLHDSTVPPFAPEYVGQPHPLGTKKNNSVGNGPHGGSRALFEGGFNSSQKHSKSCAANPGRNNVSHKDFEDNMKQFPVPTHLDGEGHQRGPRPFEGGLGRPDGFADILPGRPPLTNHPGPFPIGFGEDYPRKPNSTVSYPDFISPGAEFGHRGIDGIPTLRNAGPFLQGMTGGPGGLHKDQLGSSNFPGSGHHDFDNSEFPRTRFHPGDAFVPRNLHGGGWGGGQLHGIEPSDYGYRGHMHADDPNIPIDYSRHGFPKESAHFGSGGHLRDGDVSWCRICNISCGTVENLNIHVETREHHQHAMDIVLKMKQDVAKGRKKNSGGPKSFKKKVPGKGSFRGNRR; the protein is encoded by the exons ATGGGTTTCGATAATGAGTGTGTTCTGAATATTCAAACTCTTCCTGGTGAATATTTCTGTCCTGTTTGTCGGACGCTCATATGTCCCAACGAAGCTCTGCAAACTCAGTGCACACATCTCTACTGCAAACCCTGCTTGGCTTACATAGTGGCAACAACACAAGCCTGCCCTTATGATGGCTATTTGGTTACAGAAGCTGATTCCAAG CCTCTGATGGAATCAAATAAACCCCTTGCTGAGACAATTGGTAAAGTTACAGTCCACTGTCAGTATCACAAGAGTGGTTGTCAATGGCATGGTAATCTGTCTGACTGCATCACACATGGTACTACTTGTGCCTATGGGAACTCTCCTGTAGTTTGTAACCGTTGCAGTACTCAGATTGTACACCGTCAAGTGCAAGAACATGCTCAACTCTGTCCA GGTTTGCAACCTCAGGCGCAAGCACAACACACTGACAGTAGTATGATGCAGTCATCAGCAACAGGAACCCAGGCAGCCGTGCAAGGTCCTTCTGCAGTGGCCTCAGCAGTCCCTATGACGCCTGTTACAGCAGCTCCTACAACAGTACCATCCACAACTACAGCCAGAGCTGGAACAGATTCTGCTATCGCAGTTGCTTCAGCTGGTTCAACCACTGTAAGCACCGTGGCTGTGGCTCCTTCACTTCCGGTGGCACCTACTGCTGCTAGTCAAGGTCAAGCACTTGCTCCTCAAACTCCAACAGCTGAGCAATACCAGCAGCAGCTCCAGTACCAGCAGTACTACCAGCAACATTACCCTGGATATAACCCCTACATGCAGCAGTATCAACAGTATGGTCAGTACCAACAGTACACACAACCTCAGACGCAAATTGCACCCCAGAATGTGGCTCAAGCTCCTGCGCAATCTGCTCCATATGCTCAGCCTCAAGTTCTACAGCCCAATCAGCCCCAACACATGGTGCCATTCCAACCTCAGAATCAGCCCCACCTTACACAACTCCAAGCACCAGCAGCTCAGTCACAGTCTCAGCAGCATCCACCATTGCAGTCTGCAGCTCAAACTCAAATTGTACAAGCACAACCACAAAGCCAAGTATCTTTCCAACAGCCTCAACCCCATGCACAACCTACAACCCATACACCAGTCCCTACACAACTTGGTAGCCAACCATTTGCAATGCCTCCTACTCAAGCAACACCATCTGAAGTTCAGCCACATGTTCAACCTCATATTCCACAGCACCATCAGGTTATGGCTCAGCAACAACAGCCACAACTGCAGCATTTACCTCAGCAGCAACATCCAAATGCACAGCAGCAATCTTATCCACAAATGCAGGCATATCATCAGCCTCCTCCAATGTCTCATGCACAACCTCAGAATCCTTCAGTTCATGCAGTAACAGGTCATCAATCATTTTCACAGCCTCAGCCAGCACATCAGATGCAACAAGGTGCTCCACTGCAACGTTCCCTACATGTATCTCAGCAGCAAATGCCTAGTGCTCAGCATCATGCACTTGCACATACTCCACAGGGCCAACAACCAACTATGATGGCTCAAGGGATTCAGCAGACACCACAACATCAGCATGTTGGGCATCATGCCCTGCGGCCAGAAATATATGCTAGCATTCCTCCACAGGCAGCACCACAAGGATTCCCTCTAAACGCACCTGCTCCCTCACAAACAGGTCAATCATACCAACAAGGAATGCCCTCATCACAACAACTGATGCATGCACCTCTCCAATCCCAAGGCCAACAATTTATGCAACAGCACCCTACTCATACTTCTGCTGGTCGGTCTATGAATTATGTTGCACCACAAGAGCAGTTCCAAAATCAATCTGGTGGTCCAGTTAAAGGTTTACAGGCAGGTGTGATGAATCAACAACCACCAATGCGTATGGCCTCTGATAATGTAGGAGCAACATCTGAATTGCATGGTGCTGGACAATCTTTTGGGCAGGGCTCTTCGTCTTTAAAAAAACCTACTTCGGAATCTGAGAAATCAGAAAATGCAACTAATGGTACTGGTAATACAGAAGTAAGTGGGAAAAATGGAAGTGCTGAATCAGCTCTTGTAAATCCTATTTCATTGGATGGGTCAGATGGTTCAGACAAGGGGAAGGGGAAAGGAAAAGTTGACTTTTCAGCTTGGGAAAGTAATTCACATGATCCAGATGCTCGGGGAGGCAAAGGGACTAGGTCTGGTATATCAAATGATCTTGTGAAAGGTGGATCATTACAGCAGGCACCACAACATCCTTATGGACCTGATTCAATGCTTCCTCAACATATGCGTCAGCCTGGGCATATGCCGTATATGCAGGGGCTGCCAAATCAAATGAGGCCACCTAAACATTCCTTTCCTGAAAATAGTCGGCCTCCAATGCAACAACCATTTGAAATGGCACCTAGGGTGCCTGGTCCAAACCAAAATCAGATGCAAATTTCACAGTCCATCAGACCTGATGGTGCTATAGTTCGGCCACCGATGGGGGCACCAATGCCTGGGCTGCATGATTCAACAGTTCCTCCTTTTGCTCCTGAATATGTTGGTCAGCCTCATCCTCTTG GAACTAAAAAGAACAATAGTGTTGGCAATGGACCACATGGAGGCTCAAGGGCTTTATTTGAAGGTGGATTCAATTCTTCACAGAAACATTCCAAGTCATGTGCAGCAAATCCTGGCAGAAACAACGTTAGCCACAAAGATTTTGAAGATAATATGAAGCAGTTTCCAGTGCCTACTCACCTTGACGGTGAAGGTCATCAAAGGGGTCCTAGACCTTTTGAAGGAGGTTTAGGTAGACCTGATGGTTTTGCTGATATATTACCTGGAAGGCCTCCATTGACAAATCATCCTGGTCCATTTCCTATAGGCTTCGGAGAAGATTACCCAAGGAAACCCAATTCGACTGTTAGTTATCCTGACTTTATTTCGCCTGGTGCAGAATTTGGTCATCGTGGTATTGATGGAATACCTACTCTTAGAAATGCAG GTCCATTTCTTCAAGGGATGACAGGCGGGCCTGGAGGTTTGCATAAAGATCAGCTAGGCTCTAGTAACTTTCCTGGGAGTGGACACCATGATTTTGACAACTCAGAGTTCCCTCGTACTCGATTCCATCCTGGTGATGCTTTTGTGCCAAGAAATCTGCACGGTGGTGGTTGGGGTGGTGGCCAATTGCATGGCATTGAGCCTTCTGACTATGGCTACAGAGGTCACATGCATGCAGATGATCCAAATATTCCAATTGATTATTCTCGGCATGGTTTTCCAAAAGAATCTGCCCACTTTGGTTCG GGTGGACACTTGAGAGATGGAGATGTCAGTTGGTGCCGTATATGCAATATTAGCTGTGGTACAGTAGAGAACCTGAATATACATGTAGAGACCAGGGAACACCATCAACATGCAATGGACATTGTTCTGAAAATGAAGCAAGATgttgcaaaggggagaaagaa GAATTCTGGTGGTCCCAAGTCATTCAAGAAAAAAGTACCTGGGAAGGGTAGCTTTCGTGGAAATAGGCGTTAG
- the LOC4351540 gene encoding protein FAF-like, chloroplastic: MAADGGALRRLFEKPLPVPENPTLLEALSACNHVHHRKKLVDTASFTEIFGELHFQEKPVDVAAAARFLPPPPPPVRAASWIDVADDKSKDGSSLDALLRPKSSAVKRSASFCLKSSESSLLLCTEGLGTESTVDADDMVKDGDGDGEAIRRGEEETDGVEEDDGAGREKRGTPTLAPTPPTFPPPIRSIGRGGKPCVCFRSFRAEGRFVLMEVVIPGKELLQATREGGRLTLRFANAAAVGGGGEADDDVNDDDVDGGETKNACAARDDMLANNCTC, translated from the coding sequence atggcggcggacggcggcgcgctgAGGCGGCTGTTCGAGAAGCCGCTGCCGGTGCCGGAGAACCCGACGCTGCTGGAGGCGCTGTCGGCGTGCAACCATGTGCACCACCGCAAGAAGCTCGTCGACACGGCCTCCTTCACCGAGATCTTCGGCGAGCTCCACTTCCAGGAGAAGCCGgtggacgtcgccgccgccgcccggttcctgccgccgccgccgccgcctgttcGCGCGGCGTCGTGGATCGACGTCGCCGACGACAAGAGCAAGGACGGCTCGTCCCTGGACGCGCTGCTCCGGCCGAAGTCGTCCGCCGTCAAGAGGAGCGCCAGCTTCTGCCTCAAGAGCTCCGAGTCGTCGCTGCTGCTCTGCACCGAGGGGCTCGGGACGGAGAGCACGGTGGACGCCGACGACATGGtcaaggacggcgacggcgacggcgaggccatcCGCCGTGGCGAGGAGGAGACggacggcgtggaggaggacgacggcgcggggagGGAGAAGCGGGGCACGCCGACGCTggcaccgacgccgccgacgtTCCCGCCGCCGATACGGTCGATCGGGCGCGGCGGGAAGCCGTGCGTGTGCTTCCGGTCGTTCCGGGCGGAGGGGAGGTTCGTGCTGATGGAGGTGGTGATCCCCGGGAAGGAGCTCCTGCAGGCGACGCGCGAGGGCGGTCGCCTCACGCTGCGCTTCGCCAACGCCGcggccgtgggcggcggcggcgaagcagacGACGATgtcaacgacgacgacgtcgatggCGGCGAGACCAAGAATGCATGCGCAGCAAGAGATGATATGCTAGCTAATAACTGCACTTGTTAA
- the LOC4351539 gene encoding putative germin-like protein 12-4 yields the protein MAASNFFLLTAFIALVATQAMASDPSPLQDFCVADNFRSDHCMFFNAVRVNGLPCKDAKDVSVDDFFLAANLDKPMDTTKSKAGSNVTLINVMKLAGLNTLSISMARIDYAPKGQNPPHTHPRATEILTVLEGSLYVGFVTSNQANRENKLFTKTLNKGDVFVFPQGLIHFQFNPSYDKPAVAIAALSSQNPGAITIANAVFGSHPPISDDVLAKAFQVDKKAMDWLQAQFWENNHN from the exons ATGGCCGCCTCCAACTTCTTTCTTCTCACAGCTTTCATTGCTTTGGTCGCTACTCAGGCCATGGCTTCTGATCCTAGTCCTCTTCAGGACTTTTGTGTTGCCGACAA CTTCCGATCTGACCATTGTATGTTCTTCAATGCAGTACGTGTCAATGGGTTACCCTGCAAGGATGCAAAGGATGTGAGTGTTGATGACTTCTTCCTAGCAGCTAACCTTGACAAGCCGATGGACACAACCAAGAGCAAGGCTGGATCCAATGTTACATTGATCAACGTGATGAAACTCGCAGGTCTCAACACCCTTAGCATCTCCATGGCAAGGATCGACTATGCTCCCAAAGGACAAAACCCACCACACACGCACCCTCGTGCTACTGAGATCCTAACCGTTCTTGAGGGCTCACTCTATGTTGGTTTTGTTACATCTAACCAAGCAAACAGAGAAAACAAGCTCTTCACCAAAACACTTAACAAGGGTGATGTCTTCGTGTTCCCACAGGGTCTTATTCACTTTCAGTTTAATCCAAGCTATGATAAGCCTGCAGTTGCCATTGCTGCACTTAGCAGCCAAAATCCTGGGGCAATTACCATTGCTAATGCAGTATTTGGATCACATCCACCAATTTCAGATGATGTTCTTGCTAAGGCATTTCAAGTGGACAAAAAAGCCATGGATTGGCTCCAAGCTCAGTTCTGGGAGAACAACCATAACTAA